The Candidatus Dormiibacterota bacterium DNA segment ATCAGGTCGGCTACACCATCGCCGCCATCGGCGGCCGCAACCCCGACAACGTCCGCAACCTGGCGGACGAGCTGGGCGCCCGGGCCTGCCAGAGCCCAGCGACCGCGATCGACCTGGCGGACCTGACGATCGTCGCCGTCCCCGATGACGTCATCCTGCCCCTGGCGACGGACATGGCCGAATCGCTCTGCTCGGCGGCAGGAAAGGCCGCCGTCCACCTCAGCGGGGCCCAGGATCGCAGCGCCCTGCGGCCCCTCGCGCAGCAGGGGAGCCTCCGAACCGGCGTCTTCCACCCGCTGCAGACATTCCGCCGCGGACCGGAGGCCGTCCAGAATGTCGCCGGCACCTACTTCGGCATCGACGCGGACGCGCTGCTGCGCGACCAGTTGATGCAGCTGGCGCGCGATCTCCACGGCCATCCATTCGATTTGAGCGGCATCGACCTCGCCCTCTACCACGCCGCGGCCGTCTTCGCCGCGAATTACCCGATCACGCTGCTGGCGGAAGCGATCACCCTCGCCGTCGAGGCAGGTCTGGACGGTGAGACAGCGCGCCAGGGCATGACGACGCTGCTCGCCGGTGCGGTCAACAACCTCCGAGACCTCGCGCCTGCCGACGCGATCACCGGACCCGCCTCGCGCGGCGACCAGGGCACCATCGAACGGCACCTGGAGGCGCTGAAGCACGATCCCGAGCTCCAGCGGCTCTATCGGCTGCTCGCCGACCGTACGAAACTGCTCAACGCCAACAAGGAGGCCGCCGCATGACGACCAGCGTCCGTGACCTGCGCAAGTGGAAGACCGAAGGCACGAAGTTCACCATGCTGACGGCCTACGACTACACCACGGCGCGCTGGCTGGATCAGGCCGGCATTCCCGTCCTGCTGGTCGGCGACAGCCTGGGCACGACGATGCTGGGCTACCCCGACACCCTCAGCGTGACGATGGACGACATGATCCGCTATGCGGGCGCGGTCGTCCGCGGGGCACCGAACGCCCTGGTCGTCGGCGACATGCCCTTCATGGCCTATCACGCCTCCGCGGAGGACGCGATCCGGAACGCCGGCCGTTTTCTACAGGAAGCCCGCGTCTCGGCGGTGAAGATGGAAGGGGGAGGGCGCGTGATCGACTACACGAAACGACTGACGGCGATGGGCATCCCGGTGATGGGGCACCTCGGGCTGACGCCCACCTTCGTCAACCAGTTTGGCGGCTACCGGGTGCAGGGCCGCAGCGACGAGGCGGCGGAGCAAATCCTCGATGATGCCAAGGCCTTGGAAGAGGCCGGCGCGTTTGCGGTGGTGCTCGAGGCGATCCCCAGCCCGCTCGGCCAGCGGGTAACGCAGGCGTTGACTGTCCCAACGATTGGCATCGGCGCCGGACCTCACTGCGATGGGCAGGTGCTCGTCATTCAAGATGTCCTCGGCTTGAATCCGGACCATGTCGCGAAGTTCGTCCGCCAGTACGCCAAACTCGGTAAGGCGATCGAAGCCGCCGCCCGCCAGTTCGACCAGGATGTGCGGAGCGGCGCCTTCCCCACCCCTGAGCACGAGTACTCCGCCCGCTAAGACCGTCGTCATCGAGTCCGCGAACGCCATGCAGGAGCAGGCGATCGCCTGGCGCCACGCCGGCGACGAGATCGGCGTCGTGCCCACTATGGGGGCGCTTCACGCCGGCCACGAGAACCTGGTCGCCCGTGCCAGGCGAGAAAACCAGCGCGTCATCGTCACCGTCTTCGTCAACCCGGCCCAGTTCGCACCCAACGAGGACTTTGCGACCTACCCCCGGACCTTCGACGAGGACCGCGCTCTGCTGGAGGGGCTAGGGGTGGATGCCATCTTCCATCCGCCGGTCGACCAGATCTACCCCCCGGCGTTCAAGACCCGGGTCGATCCCGGGCCGCTGGGCGAGGTTCTCGAAGGCAAGAGCCGGCCCGGCCATTTCGCCGGGGTGCTGACGGTCGTGCTCAAGCTCTTCAATTTGACCCAGCCAAAGCGGGCCTACTTCGGGCAGAAAGATTTCCAGCAGGTGGCCCTGGTGCGCCAGCTGGTCCGCGACTTCGGGCTTCCCGTCCGGATCGTCGCCGTGCCCACCGTCCGGCACCCCGATGGCCTGGCGATGAGCTCCCGAAACGCCTACCTCGACGCATCCCAGCGGCAGCTCGCCCCGGTTGTCTACCGGGCCATCACCAAGGCGGCACAGGCGTTCACCGGGGGTGAAACCTACCCCGCCCGTCTGGAGAGCCTTGCGCGTGAGGAGCTGGCGTCGACGTCCGAGCTGGCTGTGGATTATGCGGTAGTGGTGGATCAGACCACGCTGAGTCGTCCCGAGCGGGCCATCCCGGGCAGCGTTTTGGCGGTCGCTGTTAAACTTGGTTCAATCAGATTGATCGATAACGCGGTATTGGGAGCGGAGCGCCTCTGAATTCAGAACGGCGCTCGAAGGCGAAGGGGCGAGTCACAACTTCAAAAGTCAAAGCGAAGCCGACCGCCAAGTCGGCGCGCCCAAAACCCCTGTCCCCTGGCAAGAATGGGGCCTCCGTGGCCCGGAAGACGGCGGCGGCACCCCGGCCTAAGCCGGCGGCCGCGCACAGCCAGCCCGTCGCCCCCACCCCTGTCGTGAGCCCACCGCCGGCTGCCCAGCCGGCGCCGGCGCAGCCCCCGCTGGCTCCGGGCGTTCCTATCATGCCCTTCCCGCGGCCGACGATCCTGGGACTCGGGTCGCCCTGGCGGACCGCCGGCCGCCCGCCGGGAATGCCGCCGCGTCCCGCCCCGGTCCCACACCCCACTCCGGCGCCGCAGCCGCGCCCGGCCGCCGTTCCGGTCGTAACGATGCGCTTCCCGATGAGCGCGGTGGACAAGTTGATTAAAGAGGCGCTCGCCGAGGACATCGGTGACGGAGACCTGACCACTGAGTCGCTCTTCCCGGGCAAGGTCAAGGCACGCGGCAAGCTGATCGCCAACGAGGAAGGCGTCCTCGCCGGCCTGCCGATCTTCAAGCGGGTGTTCGAGCTGGTCGACAAGAACATCAGCTTCGAGCCGCGCGCAACCGACGGCATGGCCCTCGCCGGCGGGCAGCTCGTGGCTCGTGTTTCCGGCCCGGCGGTCAGCGTCCTGCGGGCCGAACGGACCGCCTTGAACTTCCTCCAGCACCTCTCCGGCATCGCCAGCCAGACCGCCAAGTTTGCGAACGCGGTGAAGGGCACCAAGACCCGAATTCTCGATACGCGCCGCACCACGCCAGGCTTGCGCTTTCTCGAAAAGTATGCGGTCGAGGTGGGCGGCGGCGTCAGCCTCCAGAAGGGGCTTTCCGACCGGCTGGTCGTCACCGAATCGCACCTGGCGCTGAGTGAGGGTGTGCCGAACATCGTGCGCCAGCTCCGCAAGGCCCACCAGGGAAAGCGCATCGAGCTCACGGTTACGAACATGCAGGAGCTCGACCAGGCCCTGACGGCGAAAGTGAATGTCCTGCACCTCGAGAACTTCCCGCCGGGACAGGTTCGCCAGGCAATCGCCCTCGTGCAGGGCCGTGCCAAGGTGGAGGTCACCGGCAAGGTCGGCCTCGACAACGCGCGAGCCTACGCCCTCGCCGGCGTCGACTACATCTCGGTGAGCCAGCTGACCCAGTCGGTCAAGGCGTTCGACTTCAGCTTCCGCGTCTCGCGGTAACGTTTTCCGCCTGCCGCGGGGAGGCTAATCGAGAGGGTTCTAGTGGTAGACGGGCGCCGCGATCGGTGCCAGCTCAGGACTCCGGCGGCGTTTGGGCCGCGTGTCGAGCACCTCGGAGGCGAAGCGATAGCCTTCTTTCAGGTAAAAGTCCGTGGCACCGAAGTCCATCGAATGGCGCAAGAACCCGGCATCCGGCCGTAGGTGGATGATCTCCACCGAGCGACCCATTTGCTGGATCGTCCAGCGGGTGCGATGCTGAGCGGCGATCTGGAAGGTGTGGTCGACGATGGCGTTCATCGATCCCAGCGGGGCCGGTAGCCGGCCGGCATAGCCCGAATCCAGGACGTAGACGCGCCGTGCGCCCAGCTCGATGGCCGTGTCCAGCCCGGTGGGGTCGACCAGCCCGCCGTCGACGTGTTGCCGCCCGTCGATGACGACCGGCGGAAAAACGCCCGGGATGGCCGAGGATGCCAGGACAGCCGGAGCGAGAGCGCCGTGCGAGAAGACGGCTTTGGTCCCCATGGTCAGATCGATCGCCACAGTGTGGAAGGGGACGGCGAGATCCTCGAAGTTATGCACCTGGAGGTGCCGGGCGACGAAGCGGGAGAGCCCGCTGCCCTCGTACAGTGAGGGCTTCCGTCGCACCATGTTCCGGGCGGCGCGCCACCAGACCATGTCCAGCGTCCGGCGGTTGACCTGGCGCCAGACCTGCTCCAGCTGCTTCACCCACTCCAGGTCCGGCCGGTAGGCGGTCCACGCGCCATTCCAGGCGCCGATCGAGACCCCGACGATCAAATCCGGCGTGATATCCCGCTCGATCAGGGCGCGCAGCATACCCACCTGGGCGGCCCCTCGTGCCCCACCCCCAGAAATCGCGAATGCCGTCCGGTCGCGCCGCCAGTGCAGCATGACAGTTTTAGTGTAGGCAACTGTCGCGATGTCGTCCAGTCACAGTATGTTTTGCGAGGGACGACAAAGCCTGGTTGCTATACTTCTCGGTGACTCGCGCTCCTGCTAACAACTTGACGACCAACGAGTTCCAATAACACAAGGTGGTGGCCTACTGGTTTGTCTGATTCCGAGCTTTCTCAGGACTCGTCCGACTCGCAGAATGGAAGCGCCGCGACGATGGAGGAGTTCCTCAACCAGGAGGAAGCTTCAAGTAAGCCCATAGCCCACGGTG contains these protein-coding regions:
- a CDS encoding DUF2520 domain-containing protein gives rise to the protein MQKPTIAIIGPGRAGSALGRALHQVGYTIAAIGGRNPDNVRNLADELGARACQSPATAIDLADLTIVAVPDDVILPLATDMAESLCSAAGKAAVHLSGAQDRSALRPLAQQGSLRTGVFHPLQTFRRGPEAVQNVAGTYFGIDADALLRDQLMQLARDLHGHPFDLSGIDLALYHAAAVFAANYPITLLAEAITLAVEAGLDGETARQGMTTLLAGAVNNLRDLAPADAITGPASRGDQGTIERHLEALKHDPELQRLYRLLADRTKLLNANKEAAA
- the panB gene encoding 3-methyl-2-oxobutanoate hydroxymethyltransferase, with amino-acid sequence MTTSVRDLRKWKTEGTKFTMLTAYDYTTARWLDQAGIPVLLVGDSLGTTMLGYPDTLSVTMDDMIRYAGAVVRGAPNALVVGDMPFMAYHASAEDAIRNAGRFLQEARVSAVKMEGGGRVIDYTKRLTAMGIPVMGHLGLTPTFVNQFGGYRVQGRSDEAAEQILDDAKALEEAGAFAVVLEAIPSPLGQRVTQALTVPTIGIGAGPHCDGQVLVIQDVLGLNPDHVAKFVRQYAKLGKAIEAAARQFDQDVRSGAFPTPEHEYSAR
- the panC gene encoding pantoate--beta-alanine ligase, with the protein product MCGAAPSPPLSTSTPPAKTVVIESANAMQEQAIAWRHAGDEIGVVPTMGALHAGHENLVARARRENQRVIVTVFVNPAQFAPNEDFATYPRTFDEDRALLEGLGVDAIFHPPVDQIYPPAFKTRVDPGPLGEVLEGKSRPGHFAGVLTVVLKLFNLTQPKRAYFGQKDFQQVALVRQLVRDFGLPVRIVAVPTVRHPDGLAMSSRNAYLDASQRQLAPVVYRAITKAAQAFTGGETYPARLESLAREELASTSELAVDYAVVVDQTTLSRPERAIPGSVLAVAVKLGSIRLIDNAVLGAERL
- the nadC gene encoding carboxylating nicotinate-nucleotide diphosphorylase; this translates as MARKTAAAPRPKPAAAHSQPVAPTPVVSPPPAAQPAPAQPPLAPGVPIMPFPRPTILGLGSPWRTAGRPPGMPPRPAPVPHPTPAPQPRPAAVPVVTMRFPMSAVDKLIKEALAEDIGDGDLTTESLFPGKVKARGKLIANEEGVLAGLPIFKRVFELVDKNISFEPRATDGMALAGGQLVARVSGPAVSVLRAERTALNFLQHLSGIASQTAKFANAVKGTKTRILDTRRTTPGLRFLEKYAVEVGGGVSLQKGLSDRLVVTESHLALSEGVPNIVRQLRKAHQGKRIELTVTNMQELDQALTAKVNVLHLENFPPGQVRQAIALVQGRAKVEVTGKVGLDNARAYALAGVDYISVSQLTQSVKAFDFSFRVSR
- a CDS encoding patatin-like phospholipase family protein — its product is MLHWRRDRTAFAISGGGARGAAQVGMLRALIERDITPDLIVGVSIGAWNGAWTAYRPDLEWVKQLEQVWRQVNRRTLDMVWWRAARNMVRRKPSLYEGSGLSRFVARHLQVHNFEDLAVPFHTVAIDLTMGTKAVFSHGALAPAVLASSAIPGVFPPVVIDGRQHVDGGLVDPTGLDTAIELGARRVYVLDSGYAGRLPAPLGSMNAIVDHTFQIAAQHRTRWTIQQMGRSVEIIHLRPDAGFLRHSMDFGATDFYLKEGYRFASEVLDTRPKRRRSPELAPIAAPVYH